A single Tenacibaculum sp. Bg11-29 DNA region contains:
- a CDS encoding dihydroorotase — protein sequence MKSYLIKNANVVNENKVFKSDVLIEGNYIKKISSEINTVSDVEIIDAKGKYLIPGMIDDQVHFREPGLTHKANIATESKAAIAGGITSFIEMPNTVPQATTQKLLEDKFEVASKTSYANYSFMFGGTNDNLEELLKTNPENVAGIKLFLGSSTGNMLVDNEEVLEKIFSSTDMLISVHCEDEVTIRKNTEEYKEKYGDDIPLKYHPIIRSEEACYLSSSKAIELAKKTGARLHVFHLSTEKETHLFRNDIPLEEKKITAEVCIHHLWFTDKDYDKKGTHIKWNPAVKSQKDKDGLWKALLDDRIDVIATDHAPHTLEEKDNVYTKAPSGGPLVQHAVTALFEKVKEGVLPIEKAVEKMCHNPAKLFRVEKRGFIKEGFYADVVLIDTNKNWTVTKENILYKCGWSPFEGVEFSSKITHTFVNGNLMYANGIFDEETKGKRLEFKR from the coding sequence ATGAAGTCATATTTAATTAAAAATGCGAACGTCGTTAATGAAAATAAAGTTTTTAAAAGCGATGTTTTAATTGAAGGGAATTATATTAAGAAAATTTCAAGTGAAATTAATACAGTTTCAGATGTAGAGATTATTGATGCAAAAGGAAAGTATTTAATTCCAGGGATGATTGACGATCAGGTGCACTTTCGTGAGCCAGGATTAACTCATAAAGCAAACATCGCAACTGAAAGTAAAGCCGCTATTGCAGGAGGAATTACATCATTCATTGAAATGCCTAATACGGTTCCTCAAGCTACTACACAAAAATTACTGGAAGATAAATTTGAAGTTGCTTCAAAAACATCATACGCTAACTATTCATTTATGTTTGGTGGTACGAATGATAATTTAGAAGAATTACTTAAAACAAACCCTGAAAATGTAGCAGGAATTAAATTGTTTTTAGGTTCATCTACAGGAAACATGTTGGTAGATAATGAAGAGGTTTTAGAAAAAATATTCTCATCAACAGATATGTTAATCTCTGTACATTGTGAAGATGAGGTAACTATTAGAAAAAATACAGAAGAGTATAAAGAAAAATACGGAGATGATATTCCATTAAAATATCACCCAATTATTAGAAGTGAAGAGGCTTGTTATTTATCGTCATCTAAAGCAATTGAATTAGCAAAGAAAACAGGAGCAAGATTACACGTATTTCATTTATCAACTGAAAAAGAAACACATCTGTTTAGAAATGATATTCCTTTAGAGGAAAAGAAAATTACAGCAGAAGTGTGTATACATCATTTATGGTTTACAGATAAAGATTACGATAAAAAAGGAACACACATTAAGTGGAACCCAGCTGTAAAATCTCAAAAAGATAAAGATGGTTTGTGGAAAGCTTTATTAGATGACAGAATTGATGTGATAGCTACTGATCATGCACCTCATACTTTAGAGGAAAAAGACAATGTGTATACCAAAGCGCCAAGTGGAGGTCCATTGGTACAACATGCTGTAACTGCTCTTTTTGAAAAAGTAAAAGAAGGTGTTTTACCAATTGAAAAAGCGGTAGAAAAAATGTGTCATAACCCTGCAAAACTATTTAGAGTAGAAAAAAGAGGGTTTATTAAAGAAGGTTTTTATGCTGATGTAGTGTTAATAGATACTAATAAAAATTGGACTGTTACCAAAGAAAATATTTTATACAAATGTGGATGGTCTCCTTTTGAAGGGGTAGAGTTTTCAAGTAAAATTACACATACTTTTGTTAATGGAAACTTAATGTATGCGAACGGTATTTTTGATGAAGAAACAAAAGGGAAAAGATTAGAATTTAAAAGATAA
- a CDS encoding polyprenol monophosphomannose synthase has protein sequence MKSDALVIIPTYNEKENIEAIIRATFSQEKEFDILVVDDNSPDGTANIVNKLQKEYPNKLYIEKRIGKNGLGSAYIHGFKWAINKGYDFIIEMDADFSHNPTDLIKLYNACASNEADVSIGSRYSVGVNVVNWPMYRVLLSYFASKYVRFITRLPISDTTAGFVCWKREVLETIKLDKIKFIGYAFQIEMKYKAWKHKFKIKEISVIFTDRTLGESKMSGGIISEALFGVIKMRLKGLPK, from the coding sequence ATGAAGTCAGATGCTTTAGTTATAATCCCTACATATAACGAAAAAGAAAATATAGAAGCGATAATACGTGCAACTTTCAGTCAAGAAAAAGAGTTTGATATTTTAGTTGTAGATGATAATTCTCCTGATGGAACGGCTAATATTGTTAATAAACTTCAAAAAGAATACCCTAATAAACTTTATATTGAAAAAAGAATAGGTAAAAACGGATTAGGAAGTGCTTATATTCATGGGTTTAAATGGGCGATAAATAAAGGTTACGACTTTATTATTGAAATGGATGCTGATTTTTCGCATAACCCAACTGATTTAATCAAATTATATAACGCTTGTGCCAGTAATGAAGCCGATGTTTCAATTGGTTCACGTTATTCTGTTGGAGTAAATGTCGTAAATTGGCCAATGTATAGAGTATTATTATCTTATTTTGCATCTAAATATGTGCGATTTATTACGCGTTTACCAATAAGCGATACAACAGCTGGTTTTGTATGTTGGAAAAGAGAGGTTTTAGAAACAATAAAACTTGATAAAATAAAATTTATAGGATATGCTTTTCAAATAGAAATGAAGTATAAAGCATGGAAACATAAATTTAAAATTAAAGAAATATCAGTTATTTTTACAGATAGAACTTTAGGGGAGTCAAAAATGAGTGGAGGTATTATATCCGAAGCTTTATTTGGTGTTATAAAAATGAGATTAAAAGGTTTACCAAAATAA
- a CDS encoding inorganic phosphate transporter: protein MILILLFIAACFLAYSNGANDNFKGVATLFGSGTTNYKKAINWATITTLSGSIAAIFLAEELVKNFSGKGLVPDELIQTPIFAIAIALGAAITVFSATKIGMPISTTHSLVGALFGAGIMAVGSSFNFHKLGNTFLIPLIVSPLMAAILSLITYLFFKFSRKKIPSLNKDKPTLFGISTTKILDFLHYISSGVVSFARGLNDTPKIVGLLIIINTIDVKWSMISVAIIMALGGLLNAKKVGETMSKKITQMNSGQGFTANMITGLLVTTASIHGLPVSTTHVSVGSLFGIGTVTKKANYKVIGKIILSWVLTLPIAAIMSAIIFKILSIIVSV from the coding sequence ATGATATTAATACTTCTTTTTATTGCCGCTTGTTTTTTAGCTTATAGTAATGGTGCTAATGATAATTTTAAAGGTGTTGCTACTTTATTCGGCTCTGGAACTACCAATTATAAAAAAGCAATTAACTGGGCTACAATCACAACTCTTTCAGGATCTATTGCTGCTATTTTTTTAGCGGAAGAATTAGTTAAAAATTTTTCAGGAAAAGGTTTAGTTCCTGATGAATTAATACAAACTCCAATTTTTGCAATTGCAATCGCTCTAGGTGCTGCTATAACCGTTTTTTCTGCAACTAAAATAGGAATGCCTATTTCTACTACTCATAGTTTAGTTGGAGCCTTATTTGGAGCAGGTATTATGGCAGTTGGTTCAAGTTTTAATTTTCACAAACTTGGTAATACTTTTTTAATTCCTTTAATTGTTAGCCCACTTATGGCCGCTATTTTAAGCTTAATCACCTATTTATTTTTCAAGTTTTCACGAAAAAAAATACCTTCTTTAAATAAAGACAAGCCTACCTTATTCGGAATTAGCACCACCAAAATTCTAGATTTTTTACATTATATCAGCTCTGGAGTTGTAAGTTTTGCTAGAGGATTAAACGACACCCCTAAAATTGTAGGTTTATTAATCATAATTAATACAATTGATGTTAAATGGAGTATGATTTCTGTTGCTATTATCATGGCTTTAGGAGGATTATTAAATGCAAAAAAAGTAGGTGAAACGATGAGTAAAAAAATCACCCAAATGAATTCTGGACAAGGATTTACCGCAAACATGATTACAGGTTTATTAGTAACCACAGCAAGCATACATGGCTTACCTGTTTCTACAACTCATGTTTCTGTTGGTTCTCTTTTTGGAATTGGAACTGTTACTAAAAAAGCGAATTATAAGGTAATAGGTAAAATTATTTTATCTTGGGTACTTACACTACCTATAGCAGCAATTATGAGTGCTATTATTTTTAAAATCTTATCTATAATTGTATCTGTTTAA
- a CDS encoding uroporphyrinogen-III synthase, whose translation MKVKTILVSQPAPKTETSPYFDLAEKQKVKIDFRSFIHVEGIDGKEVRTQKIDLNNYTAIILTSRNAVDHFFRIAEEMRFTVPDSMKYFCQSEAVAYYLQKYVVYRKRKIYVGSRTFPDLIKLIKKHKDEKFLLPSSDKLKALIPSELDKLGVDWKRANLYKTVVSDLSDLENVFYDVLVFFSPSGIDSLFKNFPNFKQNETKIAVFGNSTIKAVKDRGLRVDIAAPTPETPSMTMALDKYIKDLNKK comes from the coding sequence ATGAAAGTAAAAACTATTTTAGTCTCTCAACCTGCTCCTAAGACGGAAACTTCACCTTATTTTGATTTAGCCGAAAAACAAAAAGTAAAAATTGATTTCCGTTCTTTTATTCATGTCGAAGGTATCGACGGAAAGGAAGTTAGAACTCAAAAAATTGACTTAAACAACTATACTGCAATTATCTTAACAAGCAGAAATGCTGTAGATCATTTTTTCAGAATTGCTGAAGAAATGCGTTTTACAGTTCCTGATTCTATGAAATACTTTTGTCAATCGGAAGCTGTAGCTTACTATTTACAGAAATATGTAGTATATAGAAAACGAAAGATTTATGTTGGAAGCAGAACTTTTCCTGATTTAATTAAATTAATTAAAAAACACAAAGACGAAAAATTTTTACTACCATCGTCTGACAAATTAAAAGCATTAATACCTAGCGAATTAGACAAATTAGGCGTAGACTGGAAACGTGCGAATTTATACAAAACAGTAGTAAGTGATTTATCTGATTTAGAAAATGTTTTTTACGATGTTCTAGTCTTTTTTAGCCCTTCAGGAATTGATAGTTTATTTAAAAATTTCCCTAATTTTAAACAGAATGAAACAAAAATAGCTGTTTTCGGAAACTCAACTATAAAAGCGGTAAAAGACAGAGGTTTACGTGTAGACATTGCTGCTCCAACACCTGAAACACCATCAATGACAATGGCTTTAGACAAATATATAAAAGACCTCAACAAGAAATAA
- a CDS encoding DUF4271 domain-containing protein — protein MQATERIITHNNWITLVILFAIVLLVIMKLIKPNQLLGYTIAFFISGFFQKKTQDNTPFYSFFNLLLFTFSSITISLFLFLIIYSEKQEHNFFNFLVLLSILTTYFIVRHLLDYFLSNILGLSLATKYFLVTKSGYLNSLSLWLFPFIIIYQYAFNNSLFLIIIFFILFIFRLFLILINNKKIVILKLFYFILYFCTLEIAPLLIAYKIITTT, from the coding sequence TTGCAAGCTACTGAACGCATTATAACTCATAATAACTGGATTACTTTAGTAATTTTATTTGCTATCGTTTTACTTGTTATAATGAAGTTAATTAAACCAAATCAATTACTAGGATATACAATTGCTTTTTTTATCTCTGGTTTTTTCCAGAAAAAAACACAAGACAATACACCCTTTTATTCTTTTTTTAATTTACTATTATTCACTTTTTCATCCATAACAATATCGCTGTTTTTGTTTTTAATTATTTATTCAGAAAAACAGGAACACAATTTTTTTAATTTTCTTGTGTTATTATCAATACTAACCACATATTTTATTGTTAGACATCTATTAGATTATTTTTTATCTAATATTTTAGGACTTTCTTTAGCTACAAAATATTTTTTAGTTACAAAATCGGGATATCTAAACAGCCTTAGTTTATGGCTATTCCCTTTTATTATTATATATCAATACGCATTTAATAACAGTTTATTTTTAATTATTATTTTCTTTATCTTATTTATTTTCAGACTGTTTTTAATTTTAATTAATAACAAAAAAATAGTTATACTCAAGTTGTTTTATTTTATTTTGTACTTTTGCACCCTCGAAATAGCCCCGCTATTAATTGCTTATAAAATAATAACTACTACGTAA